From one Vibrio neonatus genomic stretch:
- a CDS encoding anion permease — protein MLNSETQLQGAIYIVAFTGKSGNSMTRIKELIPLIIIAIVAVILWQVQPPSGLNVTAYHTAIVFIATIAGIICNVLPTGATALVGLTAFILLDPTGAGSSKGALTIALRDFNHPLIWLIVIATLLAKAFATTGLGERIALLLLSKFGQSTLRVAYCLGVADFLIAPGTPSNTARASIMAPIADSLAKVIDKDDKKLGQFLISSSSAMNDASAVGFSTGFAGNAALVGIALSVAGVTLDFATWSEYLLVPALALLISIPFVLYKTISPATKETPKAPEFAKQELAKLKSTTAPEWILLGTFIAMIIMWVTKPFGMYTTVAAFIGLSVLIITNVLSWNDVKNNSAAWDTFFWFATLMGMANNLKGTGFSTWVGHSVAHALKTGMVGASPTLFLMAMMALYLISAYLFASGTAKVMALGPVVIGALMTLGVSPIIAVLAVAGITNVGCNLSTYSHARNPIMMGYGYHTSAEWMKIGLVIAISSAVVFMSTGMVWWSILGL, from the coding sequence GTGCTCAACAGCGAAACGCAACTACAAGGCGCTATCTATATTGTCGCCTTCACCGGTAAATCAGGTAATAGTATGACCCGAATAAAAGAATTAATCCCATTAATAATAATAGCAATAGTCGCTGTAATTTTATGGCAAGTGCAACCACCAAGTGGATTGAATGTAACGGCGTATCATACGGCAATCGTCTTTATTGCCACCATTGCAGGTATTATTTGTAACGTATTACCGACAGGGGCAACTGCGCTAGTTGGGCTGACGGCTTTTATTCTACTTGATCCTACAGGTGCGGGCTCTTCTAAAGGTGCATTGACGATTGCTTTGCGCGATTTCAATCATCCTCTGATTTGGCTTATTGTTATTGCCACTTTACTGGCGAAAGCATTTGCCACTACAGGATTGGGTGAGCGTATTGCATTGCTGCTTCTGAGTAAGTTTGGTCAATCGACTTTACGAGTAGCATATTGCCTTGGCGTTGCCGATTTCTTAATTGCACCGGGTACACCCTCAAATACAGCGCGTGCCAGTATCATGGCTCCAATTGCTGATTCTTTGGCAAAAGTCATTGATAAAGACGACAAGAAATTAGGTCAATTTCTAATTTCATCATCGTCTGCGATGAATGATGCATCCGCAGTTGGCTTTAGCACGGGTTTTGCGGGCAATGCGGCCTTGGTGGGTATTGCATTGAGCGTAGCGGGTGTGACTTTAGATTTTGCCACTTGGTCTGAATATCTATTGGTTCCGGCATTAGCATTATTGATCAGCATTCCTTTTGTTCTGTATAAAACCATTTCTCCTGCAACTAAAGAGACGCCAAAAGCGCCTGAGTTTGCTAAACAAGAACTGGCGAAACTAAAAAGCACAACGGCGCCAGAGTGGATCTTGCTCGGCACCTTTATCGCTATGATCATTATGTGGGTGACAAAACCATTTGGTATGTACACCACAGTAGCGGCGTTTATTGGTTTGTCAGTATTAATTATTACCAATGTGCTTAGCTGGAATGATGTTAAAAATAACTCTGCAGCTTGGGATACGTTCTTTTGGTTTGCCACTCTGATGGGTATGGCGAACAATTTAAAAGGTACTGGATTTTCTACTTGGGTAGGGCACAGCGTTGCTCATGCATTGAAAACCGGTATGGTGGGTGCGTCACCAACACTATTTTTAATGGCAATGATGGCTCTTTATCTGATTAGTGCGTACTTATTTGCATCTGGCACTGCAAAAGTAATGGCGTTAGGCCCTGTAGTGATTGGCGCGTTGATGACACTGGGTGTTTCACCAATTATAGCTGTTTTAGCTGTTGCAGGTATTACAAACGTAGGTTGTAACCTATCTACCTATTCTCACGCTCGTAACCCTATCATGATGGGGTATGGCTATCATACTAGTGCGGAGTGGATGAAGATTGGTTTGGTGATTGCTATCAGCTCGGCGGTTGTATTCATGTCAACGGGGATGGTTTGGTGGTCAATAT